One Halictus rubicundus isolate RS-2024b chromosome 10, iyHalRubi1_principal, whole genome shotgun sequence genomic window carries:
- the LOC143358110 gene encoding uncharacterized protein LOC143358110 encodes MKQFKKRIKSNTIFDLQERMEPIIENDSIYTFAMLLDPRFKDQLLTPNKRHETHEKFCFQISNHLPTKKNSEIKIYFNENVVSRDTNIIEWWGCHRKRFPILSLAAQHYLAVPATQVTSERLFSTSGNIVTQTRSRTCLVVKRSRFILHPPLSTTDMLHLCIIEL; translated from the exons atgaaacaatttaaaaaaagaattaaatcaAATACAATATTTGACTTACAGGAACGTATGGAACCCATTATAGAAAATGATTCTATATATACTTTCGCTATGTTATTGGATCCCCGCTTTAAGGATCAGCTTCTAACACCCAACAAAAGACATGAAACtcatgaaaaattttgtttccaaATTTCT AATCATTtgccaacaaaaaaaaacagcgaaattaaaatttattttaacgaaaACGTTGTCTCGAGAGACACCAACATTATAGAGTGGTGGGGCTGCCATCGCAAGAGATTCCCAATTTTATCGTTAGCAGCCCAACATTACCTAGCTGTACCCGCGACGCAGGTTACGAGTGAGCGTTTATTTTCAACTTCTGGAAATATAGTAACTCAAACGCGGTCGCG gacctgtctGGTGGTCAaacgatctagatttatccttcatccACCGCTTTCGACCACTGACATGctccatctttgcattatcgagctaTGA